The Thermodesulfovibrionales bacterium genome includes a region encoding these proteins:
- a CDS encoding NAD-dependent epimerase/dehydratase family protein translates to MKALVTGATGFIGSHLVDELLKRGYEVACLVRRTSDLRWLDGLGAAIVYGDCESPDSLRDLAVDYDYVFHLAGLTKAKKDEDFFSANVKGTENLLRIIAAGGTKLKRFLYLSSLAAVGPGNHNDASGEVTKANPVSSYGKSKLEAERVTLRYEKEIPVTILRPPAVYGPRDRDLFLFFKMIGKGFYPYWGKCYYSFLYVEDLVKGMVLAAEAEKTRGRVYFLSDSKVYSNEEIVTEIAEVLQTKATKLMIPKGLMTLFAAISAKLTNGASIINRDKVKELNQSQWVCHNERAEREFGFIPKVMVKEGIKWTADWYRIHQWL, encoded by the coding sequence CAACAGGCTTTATCGGAAGTCATCTCGTGGATGAACTGCTCAAAAGGGGGTACGAGGTTGCCTGTCTTGTCAGAAGGACCTCTGACCTGAGATGGCTTGATGGACTTGGTGCTGCAATCGTATACGGCGACTGCGAGAGTCCGGACTCCCTCCGGGATCTGGCGGTCGACTACGATTATGTATTCCACCTTGCCGGTCTTACGAAAGCGAAGAAAGACGAGGACTTTTTCTCAGCGAATGTGAAGGGCACAGAAAATCTCCTCAGGATTATTGCGGCGGGGGGCACGAAACTGAAACGATTTCTCTACTTGAGCAGCCTTGCTGCGGTGGGACCGGGAAATCACAACGACGCGTCAGGCGAGGTTACGAAGGCGAACCCCGTTTCGAGTTACGGAAAGTCGAAACTGGAGGCTGAAAGAGTGACCCTGAGATACGAAAAAGAGATTCCGGTGACAATTCTGAGACCGCCTGCCGTATACGGTCCGAGAGACAGGGATTTGTTTCTTTTTTTCAAAATGATCGGGAAAGGCTTTTATCCTTACTGGGGAAAGTGTTATTATTCATTCCTTTATGTCGAAGACCTCGTCAAGGGGATGGTCTTGGCGGCGGAGGCCGAAAAGACGAGGGGGAGGGTATATTTCCTATCGGACAGCAAGGTTTATTCGAATGAAGAAATCGTGACCGAGATAGCGGAGGTCCTGCAGACGAAGGCGACGAAATTGATGATACCGAAAGGCCTCATGACACTTTTCGCAGCGATTAGTGCTAAACTCACCAATGGGGCTTCCATTATAAACAGGGACAAAGTGAAGGAACTTAACCAATCTCAATGGGTGTGTCATAATGAGAGAGCAGAAAGGGAGTTTGGCTTCATACCGAAAGTTATGGTAAAGGAAGGAATAAAATGGACAGCAGATTGGTACAGGATTCATCAATGGCTGTAA
- a CDS encoding pyridoxal phosphate-dependent aminotransferase family protein: protein MAVRKTTDIFEKCSKFTRAKELISVGLYPYFRVVESAQDPEVTINGRRMIMVGSNNYLGLTNHPKVKEAAIQAVKKYGSGCAGSRFLNGTLTIHVELEEKLARFIRKEAALVFSTGFQVNLGVISAIAGKDDIVIIDKMDHASIIDGCRLSYGEVKKFRHNDMADLERLLDHYNGRGKLIVVDGVFSMEGDIVNLPKVVELAKTYGARVMVDDAHGIGVLGSMGRGTSEHFGLEDEVDLIMGTYSKSLASIGGFIAGTEDVIHYIKHIARPLIFSASPPPASVAAVSAAVDIIESEPERIEQLWKNTRKMLKGFKSLGFEVGPSATPIIPVIVGDNETAFKMAMMLQEEGVFANVAVSPAVPDGRALIRTSYMATHTDAHLDKVLSAFKKVGQALGLIP from the coding sequence ATGGCTGTAAGAAAGACGACTGACATTTTTGAGAAGTGCTCTAAATTCACGAGGGCGAAGGAATTGATTTCAGTCGGTCTTTATCCCTACTTCAGGGTCGTCGAGAGCGCTCAGGACCCCGAAGTGACCATTAACGGCAGGCGAATGATCATGGTCGGCTCCAACAATTATCTCGGCCTTACGAACCATCCGAAGGTGAAAGAAGCTGCCATACAAGCCGTTAAGAAATATGGCTCCGGATGTGCCGGGTCGAGATTCCTGAACGGCACCTTAACCATTCACGTGGAGCTGGAGGAGAAACTCGCTCGGTTTATCAGGAAGGAGGCCGCGCTCGTTTTTTCTACGGGGTTTCAGGTGAATCTCGGGGTGATCTCGGCCATCGCCGGGAAGGACGATATTGTCATCATAGACAAGATGGACCACGCCAGTATCATCGATGGGTGCAGGCTCTCCTACGGCGAGGTTAAAAAGTTCAGGCATAATGATATGGCTGACCTCGAAAGGCTTCTCGATCACTATAATGGTAGGGGAAAACTTATCGTTGTTGACGGAGTTTTCAGTATGGAGGGTGATATCGTTAACCTTCCGAAGGTCGTGGAGCTGGCAAAGACTTACGGCGCGCGGGTCATGGTTGATGATGCTCACGGCATCGGTGTCCTGGGGAGCATGGGGAGGGGAACTTCCGAGCATTTCGGCCTTGAGGATGAGGTGGATTTGATCATGGGGACCTACAGCAAATCCCTCGCATCTATCGGGGGGTTTATAGCGGGAACCGAAGACGTCATCCATTACATAAAACATATTGCACGCCCCTTGATTTTCAGCGCAAGCCCTCCGCCCGCATCGGTAGCTGCTGTGAGTGCCGCTGTTGATATTATCGAGAGCGAGCCCGAAAGAATTGAACAGCTCTGGAAGAACACGAGAAAGATGCTGAAGGGGTTCAAAAGCCTCGGGTTTGAGGTTGGACCGAGCGCAACACCCATCATCCCTGTAATTGTTGGTGATAATGAGACCGCTTTTAAGATGGCGATGATGCTCCAGGAAGAGGGGGTATTCGCAAATGTTGCGGTCAGCCCCGCCGTCCCTGACGGAAGGGCACTCATAAGGACAAGTTATATGGCTACCCATACGGATGCGCATCTCGATAAGGTGCTCAGTGCCTTTAAGAAAGTCGGCCAGGCGCTCGGGCTGATACCTTGA